In the Arachis ipaensis cultivar K30076 chromosome B10, Araip1.1, whole genome shotgun sequence genome, one interval contains:
- the LOC110268489 gene encoding protein FAR-RED IMPAIRED RESPONSE 1-like — translation MWALQRTLIDVEKGEVTLRVSEEKFVLNAVKAMQHPYTPEECMSIDLIDSLVEEVNMAAGLEERLNDILTDAQPDLKEPLETPKEKEKPPKLELNSSKCVFVTADDIINKTFETSDAGYNLYVCKVVRFGVRKGDTTCGEYRTQCRRRFFCNKEGKRAEKYISNSNKKREHKALTHTGCEAMLAVYFDTKTSTWRVNKLIEKHNHDLVPQCLDLDNHIERTRRAKLIGGDSNAIISYLLGKADIDPMAMARYSATDEGRLTNLFGQRAFPSPPNMYIWLALIEEKQTATYTWLLQNFLEVMLNKCPSIVVTNGDEAIKAAIQEIFLNVTHRLCGWHIRKNVMANIKNKDFFKDFRRCLYALWHPNEFKEYWENMIKKYGLEENDWVLNEYEKRKSWASAYLRDKFCTRFRTTSRCEVINNVIKRFICIRQSILELVQNLEHALREYRHNELVSEFKTVYGEPILTTGLEVLEFYAANFTQGRFLKK, via the exons atgtgggccttacaacgGACCcttattgatgttgaaaaaggggaagtaaccctgagagtcagtGAGGAAAAGTTCGtactgaatgctgtcaaggctatgcagcatccatACACCCCagaggaatgcatgagcattgacctcattgattccTTAGTGGAAGAAGTAAACATGGCTGCTGGACTCGAGGAAAGGCTGAATGACATCCTTACAGATGCCCAGCCTGATTTAAAGGAACCTCTAGAAACTCCtaaggaaaaggagaagcctccaaaGCTTGAGCTCAA CAGTAGCAAGTGTGTTTTTGTGACGGCTGATGATATTATAAACAAGACATTTGAAACGTCGGATGCAGGTTATAACTTGTATGTATGCAAGGTTGTCAGGTTTGGAGTTCGCAAGGGTGATACAACGTGTGGAGAATATAGAACACAGTGCAGAAGGCGATTTTTTTGCAATAAGGAAGGAAAGAGAGCCGAGAAATACATCTCTAATTCGAATAAGAAGAGGGAGCATAAAGCGCTGACTCATACTGGTTGTGAAGCCATGCTTGCAGTGTACTTTGACACCAAAACTTCAACTTGGAGGGTTAACAAATTAATTGAGAAGCACAACCATGATCTTGTCCCCCAATGCTTG GACCTGGATAACCACATTGAAAGAACTCGTCGTGCAAAgctcattggtggggattccaaTGCGATAATTAGCTATCTACTTGGGAAAGCCGATATTGACCCCATGGCCATGGCAAGGTACAGTGCTACTGATGAAGGTCGGCTGACAAATTTATTTGGGCAGAGGGCATTT CCATCACCACCAAATATGTATATTTGGCTTGCCTTGATAGAGGAGAAACAAACGGCAACATATACATGGTTGTTGCAAAACTTTCTAGAAGTCATGCTGAACAAGTGTCCCAGTATTGTGGTCACAAACGGTGATGAGGCAATAAAGGCAGCAATTCAAGAAATCTTCCTAAATGTAACTCACCGATTATGTGGTTGGCACATTCGGAAGAATGTAATGGCAAACATAAAAAACAAAGATTTTTTCAAAGACTTCAGAAGATGTTTGTATGCTCTATGGCATCCAAATGAAtttaaagaatattgggagaatatgataaaaaaatatggGTTGGAGGAAAATGATTGGGTTCTAAATGAATATGAAAAGAGGAAAAGTTGGGCAAGCGCTTACTTGAGGGATAAATTTTGTACTAGATTTAGAACAACATCAAGGTGTGAGGTAATAAACAACGTCATCAAGAGGTTTATTTGCATTCGCCAAAGTATTCTAGAGTTGGTCCAAAATCTTGAACATGCTCTTAGGGAATATAGACACAATGAATTAGTTTCTGAATTTAAGACGGTGTATGGGGAGCCCATTCTAACTACTGGGTTAGAAGTATTGGAGTTTTATGCTGCAAATTTTACACAAgggagatttttgaaaaagtaa